The Deinococcus reticulitermitis DNA segment CGCGGGCGGTCACGTCGTCGCCCCGCTGCCGGTAGCGCGCGGCGGCCTGGTCATAGGCGCGGGTGGCGGCGGCGTAGTCCCCGAGCCGCACCTGCTCATCAGCGAGTGCCCGCCAGTTCGCCGCCGAAGGGTTGAGGGCCGCCGCCTGCGTGAAAGCCCGCGCCGCCTTGCGCGCGTCCCCCGCCTCACGCGCCCGCGTGCCCAGCTCATACCAGCCGTCTGCGGACGCAGGCAGCGGGCCGGAGAAACGCACCTCGGTGGCGGCGGCGGACGCCTGGGGTGGAGGCACCCGGTAGGCCGTGTCCAGAGGCGGCGCGGTGGGCGTTGGTGGCGCCTCCTGTAGAGGAGGCCGGGGCGAAAGTGCAGGGGAAGGGGCCGGGTCCGGCAGCTCTGCCGTCTCACTCGGCCCGGACTGGAGATCGGCATAAGGATCGTTGGCCGCCGGCGCGGGGCGTTCCCCCAACCAGAAGCCTTGCGCCTCACCCCAGCGGAAGACTACGAAGGCGGCGCCGAGCAGCAAGGCCACCCCCAGCCACCGCCCGACAGTTCTCAGCAGCCTCACGCGCTCCGGTACGTGGGGGCCGGCACAAAAGTTGCTCCCCACCGGTTTTCCAGTGGGGAACAGGCAGGCGCGGAGGTCAGAACCAGCCTTTTTTCCGCTTGCCCTTGCCGTAGCGGCGCTGGGCCTGATCGAGAATGAAATCGAATGCCTTGCCCTTGGAACTCGCCTTGTAGTACTTGCCGCGCCGGGCCTTTTGCTGCCCGCGCAGGTGACTCACGAGTTCGAGGGCGACGGGCGCGAACACAGCGAACCGGCTCAGCAGCCGCAGCGCGCCGCCGGATTTGGCGGGAGCGGAGGCCGCCGAGCGCGAGGAGGCCGCGCCCTTGACGGAGCGGGAGGAACGGGTGGGCTTCATGCCTCCCATTACGCGCCGGAAAGGGGCGAAGTTGCTGAAGCTCTGCTCAAGCGCGTTCACCTTCGCCGGTGTGGGCATCCGTTCGGCATCGGCGGCCAGAGAACGGAGCGAAGGCGGGCCAGCTTCCGCAGCGTGCGCGCTAGCCTGGGGCCATGACCACCCTTGAGGACCGGAGCGCCGGCCTACGCGAGCAGCTGCGCGCGTGGCGCCGTCACCTGCATATGCACCCCGAAGTCGGCTTCCACGAGGTGGAGACCGCCCGCTACATCGAGTCGCAGCTGCGCGAGCTGCCGGGTCTCACCCTCAGCCGCCCGACCGAGACCAGCGTGCTCGCGGTCCTGAAGGGCCAGAAGCCGGGCCGCACGGTGCTTCTGCGCGCCGACATCGACGCCCTGCCGATTCAAGAGGAGAACACCTTCGAGTTCGCGTCGAAAAACCCCGGCGTGATGCACGCCTGCGGACACGACGGCCACACCGCCATCCTGCTCGGCGTCGCGCGGCTGCTTTCCGAGCATCCCGAAGAGGTCAGCGGCGAGGTCCGCATGATCTTCCAGCACGCCGAGGAGATCGGGCCGGGCGGCGCCGAGGAGCTCGTGATGCAGACCGGGCTGATGGACGGCGTGGACGTAGTGACGGGGCTGCACCTCAACAGCCAGCTGCCCGCCGGCGTGGTGGCGGTCAAGCCCGGCGCCTTCATGGCCGCGCCCGACATGATCGAGCTGACCATCCAGGGACGCGGCGGGCACGGCGCTCACCCCGAAGAGGCGGTGGACCCCATCGCCGTCGGCGCGCAGGTGGTGACCAACCTGCAACACATTGTCAGCCGCCACGTCGGCGCGCAGGACGCCCTCGTGATCAGCGTGACCTATTTCCAGAGCGGGAGCACCCACAACGTGATTCCCGACACCGCCCGGCTGATGGGCACCGTCCGCACCTTCGACCCCGAACTGCGCCAGAAGGCCCCGGGGCTGATCGAGCGCGTCATCAAGGGGGTGTGTGAGGCCCACGGCGCGACCTACGACTTCAAGTACGAGTTCGGCTACCGGCCCCTGATCAACACCGACTGGGTGGCCGAGGAGCTGCGGCAGGTCGCGCTCGACACCGTCGGCGAGGAGCGGTTCAGAGTCGCCAAACCCACGATGGGCGGCGAGGACTTCAGCGCCTACCTGGAAAAGGCCCCCGGCGCCTACTTCAACGTCGGCTCGGGCAGCGAGGAAGCCGACTCGCGCTGGCCGCACCACCACCCGCGCTTCACCATCGACGAGGAAAGCCTGGAGACCGGCGCGCAGATGCTGTACGCGGCGGCGCTGCGGCTCGGGGCCGGCGAGCCGGAGCCGCGCTGAGCGCTCCTCTCCCCGAGCGGCCCGATTACGACTGGCTCTTCGCCCGCACCCGCGCGGGGCAGGCACGGGGGCCGGAGGGAGCGCGGGCGCTGCTGGGCGACCTAGGCGCCCCGGACGGGCGCTTCACAGCCATCCGCGTGATCGGCACCAACGGCAAGGGCAGCACCTGCGCGATGCTCGAAGCGGGGCTGCTCGCGGCGGGGGTGCGGGCCGGGCGCTTCACGAGTCCGCACCTGCACGCCTACGAGGAGCGCGTGCGGGTGGGAGGGCAGGAGGTAGACCCTGCCGAAACCGCCCGCTTCATCGCCTGGGCGAAAGAGCACGCGCCGGACGCGGCCTTCTTTCCGCTGACCCTCGCCTTCGCCGCGCAGACCTTCGCGCAGGCCGGGGTGGAGGTGGCTGTCATGGAGGCCGGCGTGGGGGGCCAGAGCGACGCCACGCAGGCGCTCGGGCGGGTGGCGGCCGTCGCCCTGACCAACGTGGACCTCGACCACGTCGGGGTGCTCGGTCCCACCCTGCGCGACATCGCCCGCGACAAGGCGGGGGCCGCGCTCCCCGGTGTGCCGCTGCTGACCACCGCGACGGGGGAAGCATTGGAGGTGATCGGTGAGGTGGCTGGGCAGGCCGGGGCGCCGCTCTACACTCCGGCAAGCTACCCCGACCTCTTCTCCCTGCCCCGTCCCCCTGCGCTCGCCGGAGCGCACCAGCGGAGCAACGCGGCGCTCGCGCTCGCCACACTACGCCACCTGGGGTATATGGCGGGCGTAGAAGCGGCCCTGAGCGCTTCCTACCCCGCCCGAATGGAGCGCTTTGAAGTCGGCAGCAAAACCGTTCTCGTGGACGGTGCCCACAACCCCCACGCGGCTCGCGCGCTCGCGCAGGCGGTGGGCCAGGCCGATACGCTGCTGTTCGGCGGGCTGGCGCGCAAGGACACGGCGGCTACCCTCGCGCCGCTGCTCGCCGTCGCCCCACAGCGGGTCTTCACGGCGCCGGGCGACCTCGCCAGCCCACCCGCCGACCTCGCCGCCGAGTACGGAGGGGAGGCCGAGGCCGAGCCGGAGCGGGCGCTGCGCCGCGCGCTCGCGCTGACTCCGCCCGGCGGCCTGCTGCTCGTCGCAGGGAGCCTCTATCTCGCCGGGCAGATCCGGGGCGAACTGCTGAAGCGGCCCTAAAACCTGGAGTCCCCAGCATCCGAGACCTGAAATCTGGACCCTGACATAAAGAGAAGCGCCGGAAACCTGCTTGGCTTCCGGCGCTCACTCTGTTGGTGCTCGGGATGGGACTTGAACCCACACGGTCTCCCACACGCCCCTCAAACGTGCGCGTCTACCAATTCCGCCACCCGAGCCTGGGTGAGAGGCGAGGCAAATAGTACGGAGGAGGGCAGGATTTGTCAAGCGACCCTTGCGGCGAGCGGCGGCGGGCAGTATCCTGGCGTTTGCCGCCGTGAAGCGGTCAGGAGTTTTTCCTGGCTGACGCGTGCGGGACTTTGCAATCAGGAGAACTTACAATGATCGACAAGCAGCAAGTAATCGCCGAGCACGCCGCGAGCGGGAAGGATACCGG contains these protein-coding regions:
- a CDS encoding glutamate ligase domain-containing protein; amino-acid sequence: MSAPLPERPDYDWLFARTRAGQARGPEGARALLGDLGAPDGRFTAIRVIGTNGKGSTCAMLEAGLLAAGVRAGRFTSPHLHAYEERVRVGGQEVDPAETARFIAWAKEHAPDAAFFPLTLAFAAQTFAQAGVEVAVMEAGVGGQSDATQALGRVAAVALTNVDLDHVGVLGPTLRDIARDKAGAALPGVPLLTTATGEALEVIGEVAGQAGAPLYTPASYPDLFSLPRPPALAGAHQRSNAALALATLRHLGYMAGVEAALSASYPARMERFEVGSKTVLVDGAHNPHAARALAQAVGQADTLLFGGLARKDTAATLAPLLAVAPQRVFTAPGDLASPPADLAAEYGGEAEAEPERALRRALALTPPGGLLLVAGSLYLAGQIRGELLKRP
- a CDS encoding M20 family metallopeptidase, translating into MTTLEDRSAGLREQLRAWRRHLHMHPEVGFHEVETARYIESQLRELPGLTLSRPTETSVLAVLKGQKPGRTVLLRADIDALPIQEENTFEFASKNPGVMHACGHDGHTAILLGVARLLSEHPEEVSGEVRMIFQHAEEIGPGGAEELVMQTGLMDGVDVVTGLHLNSQLPAGVVAVKPGAFMAAPDMIELTIQGRGGHGAHPEEAVDPIAVGAQVVTNLQHIVSRHVGAQDALVISVTYFQSGSTHNVIPDTARLMGTVRTFDPELRQKAPGLIERVIKGVCEAHGATYDFKYEFGYRPLINTDWVAEELRQVALDTVGEERFRVAKPTMGGEDFSAYLEKAPGAYFNVGSGSEEADSRWPHHHPRFTIDEESLETGAQMLYAAALRLGAGEPEPR